The following is a genomic window from Amycolatopsis acidiphila.
TACCGCGTCACCCGCCGCCCGGAAACGACCTCGATCGGAATCCGCACGCAGCGCAGGTCCCCGCCGGGGACCTGCCAGGACAGGTCCGGGCGACGCTGCGGGAGGTCGCAGTCCCGCACCACGCCCGCCCGGCCGAGCACGGTGACCCACCAGCCGGTCTCGAGCCCGGCGTCGAACGCGTCGGCCTCGAACGCGACCACGCCGTCCTGCGCGGCGCCGAAGAGGTCGGTGTGCGCCTGCGCCGGGAACCAGACCGCGTCCTGCCCGCACAGGAACTTCACCGGCTGCACCGCGGGCAGGCCGCGGGCGGTGAACACCACCCGGCCGACCCTGGCCGTGGCGAGCAGCGCGAGGCACTCGGCCCGGTCGACGATCTCCAGGCCGGACGGGTCCAGCATCGCGATGGGTCCTCACTCGTCCGTGCGGGGGATTCGGCCCTCACGATCCCGCCGGGGGCGCGGGGCCGGTAGGGCCATTCGGCCCGGTGCTTTCCCACCGGCCGGTCCCGTCGGTGAGCGGGCACGACGGCAACACCGGGCACACGTTTCCGGGCGCATGATGGAGGAAAGCCCCCGCGGCGGAGGGAGACCCCATGTATCCCCTGCAGGACTTCGAGCCGTTGCTGTGGCCGTTCATCGTGCTGATGTGGCTCGTGGTCTCGATGTACTCGCGGGCGGCCCTGCACCGGCGCTGGCGCGCCCGTTCCCACCCCGCGCCCCGACGGCCGCACGTGCAGGCCGCCGCCCCCGCGCTGCCGAAGTCGTTGCGGCTGCGCTGGGACCAGGCGCGCGAGCGCTACGGCCGGGTGGCGGGGGAGTACGGGCAGTACGAGGCCGACGCCCTGCAGGTGCTGCGGCTGCCGGCGCTGGCGGATCCGGCGGTGCCCTCGACCGGCCGGTTCATCGACGCCTTCCACGAGGCGATGGCCCTGCACACCGAGGAGTTCCCGCCGGAGCCGATGGCCCGGCAGTTCATCGAAGCGACCGTGACGGCGGAAAAGGCCTGGGCCGCCGCGCGCGAAGCGGCGGAGAAGCTGCGTGCGTCCCGGTTCACCGCCGAAGAGCGCGCGCTGATCGCGCAGGGCATCAAGCTGCTGGAGCTGGCCCAGGGCGGGGCGACCCCGGCCGAACAGGAGGCGGCGCTGGGTGCCGCGCGCGGGGTGCTGGCGAAGCTGGAGCGCAGCGTAGGCACCCGCCTGGACTGGCGGGTGCCCCGCTCCGCGCGTCAGGCCATCGACGCCGCGGGCAAGCCGCGGCTGCCGCCGGCGTGATCGAGGACTACTTGCCGCGTGACTTCGCGGTCTGGCGGGTGTTGGCCTTCTGCAGCGCCTTCACCAGCTCCGGCTTGCTCATCGACGAGCGGCCCTTGATGTCGAGCTTCTGGGCCAGCTCGTAGAGGTGGTTCTTGCTCGCCGAGGCGTCCACGCCGCCGGCGGTCTTCGTCGGCTTGCGGTTGGCGCCCCGCTTCGCCTGGCTGTCGGAAGGGCCCTTCTTGCCGCCCTCCTTCTCCTCCCAGTGGTCGCCGACCTTCTCGTAGGAGTGCTTCAGCGCGGAGTACGCGGTCTGGTGTGCCCGTCGGCCGTCGCCGTAGGTCTTCGCCGCCGAGTCGTGTGCCTTCACCCAGGTGTCCTGGGCCTTCTTCGGCGAACGTTTCAGCGTGCTGGGCAGAACCTCTCGTCCCGGCATGGGGAACACCTCCACACATCGGATTCGTGACTCGCAGTAGGGGTGCCCGGCGCGCGGCGGCGTCAAACGCCACCGTCCTCCACGTGCATCGCCTGCTCCTCGGCGCCGGCGGCGGGATGCTCCGTGCCCGCGTCGTCGGCGACCGCCTTCTTCTCCCGGTCGACCAGGTCGTTCGCGCGGTCCGGCGCGACGAACTGGTTGCCCGTGTCCTCGGCGTCGGGTTCGCGCGCGTAGTCCGGATCGGTCGCCCGCCAGCTGACGGGGTCCTCCAGGGGCTTCGGCTCCGCCTCCAGCTCGAGGCTTTCCTGCTGTTCGGACCTCGGCTCCGCCATCGTTGTCTCCCTCCGGTCAGCCGGGCATCGTCTCGCCGCCGAGCGCGGCGATGACTTCCCCGGTGTAGTAGGACGAAAGCCGGTCCGACGCGAGGAACACGTACGACGGCGCGAGCTCGTCCGGATGGGCCATCCGTTTCATCGGCACCTGCTCGCCGAACTTCTCGACGTGCTCCTCCGACAGGGTCGCCGGGATCAGGGGTGTCCACACCGGACCCGGCGCCACGCAGTTGATCCGGATCCCGCGCTCGGCCAGCGCCTGCGCCATCGAGTACGTCCAGGCGATGATCGCGCCCTTGGTCGCGGAGTAGTCGATGAGCTTCTTGTTGCCGCGCAAGCCGTTCACCGAGGCGGTGTTGACGATCGCGCTGCCATCGCCGAGATGCGGCAGCGCCGCCCGCGTCACCCGGAAGTAGCTGTGGATGTTCACGTCGAACGTGTGCAGCCACTGCTCCTCGGTGAGCTGTTCGGGCGAGTCGAGTTCCTGCTGAGTGGCGATGTTGTTCACCAGCAGGTCGAGCCCGCCGAAGGCGCGCACCGTGTCCTCGACCACCGACCGGCACTGCTGCGCGCCGGCGAGGTCGCCGGGCAGCAGCAGGCACTGCCTGCCCTCCTTGCGCACCAGTTCGGCGGTGTGCTCGGCGTCGGAGTGCTCGTTGAGGTACGCGATCGCGACGTCGGCGCCCTCCTTCGCGAAGGCCACCGCGACGGCGCGGCCGATGCCCGAGTCGCCGCCGGTGATCAGCGCCCGCCGGTCCTTCAGCAGGTCGCGGCCTTCGTAGTCGCTCATCGAGTCCCGCGGCCGCGGGCGCATCTGGCCCGTCGAGCCGGGCGGCTGCTGTTGCTGCGGGGGTTTGCTCATGCCGCCCAGATGCCCCGCGCCCGCGCCGCCCAAACGCCGGTTGAACGCGGCGGGCCCGGGTATTCGGCCGCCATGGGCAACGGGCTACGGGTGGTCGTGACCGGCGCGAGCGGGAACGTGGGCAGCAGCGTCGTCGAGGCGCTCGGCGCCGATCCCGGGGTCGGCTCGATTCTCGGCATCGTGCGCCGCCAGCCGGGGTGGACGCCCCCGAAGACCGAATGGGCGCTGGCGGACGTCGCGAAGGACGACCTGGGCTACCTGCTGCGCGGGGCGGACGTGGTGATCCACCTCGCCTGGCTGTTCCAGCCGACGCACGACCCGGCGACCACGTGGGCGGCGAACGTGCTCGGCAGCATCAAGCTGTTCGAGGCGGCGGGCCGCGAACAGGTGCCCGCGCTCGTGCACGCCTCGTCCGTCGGCGCCTACTCACCGGGGCCGCAGGACACCCCGGTCGACGAGAGCTGGCCGACGCACGGCTGGCCGGAGGCCGCCTACCCGCGGGAAAAGGCCTATCTGGAGCGCTACCTCGACGGCTTCGAGCCGCGGCATCCCGGAACGCGGGTGGTGCGGATGCGGCCGGGGTTCATCTTCAAGCGGGAGTCGGCCTCCCAGCAGCGCCGGCTGTTCGCCGGGCCGTTCGTGCCCGGCCTGCTCGCCCGCCCGTCGCTGATCCCCGTGGTGCCGGACATCCCCGGCCTGCGGATGCAGGCCCTGCACAGCGCCGACGCCGGCCAGGCCTACCGGCTCGCCGCCCTGCGCGACGTGCGCGGCGCGTTCAACCTCGCCGCCGAGCCCGTGCTCGACGCGGACGTCCTCGCCCGGCTGCTCGGCGCCCGCAAGGTGCGGCTGCCCGGCTGGGCCGTCCGCGGCCCGCTGGCCGCCGCGTGGCGGCTGCACGCCGTCCCGGCGACACCGGGGCTGTTCGAGACCGTACTTCGGCTGCCGATCATGGACACGACCCGGGCGCGCGCGGAACTGGGCTGGTCACCGAGCTACAGTGCCACGGACGCCATCGGGGAGTTCCTGGGCGGGCTGCGCGAGGGCGCGGGGCTGAACACGCCACCGCTGGCCCCCGACGGCCCGGGCGGGCGGCTCCGCGAACTGAGGACCGGCGTCGGCAGCCGACCCTGAGAGGACCTTCGTGCGTTTGACGCCGCGCGACACCCGCTTCTTCGACCTGCTCACCACCGCGGCGGGCAACCTGGTCACGGGCGCGGGACTGCTGACCGAGCTGATCTCCGTGCCCATCGCCGAGCGCGAGAAGGTGGCCCAGCTCATGCACGACACCGAGCACCTGGGCGACGACGCCACGCAGGAGATCATGCTGGCGCTGAACACGTCGTTCATCACCCCGTTCGACCGGCAGGACATCCAGCTGCTGGCCTCCCGGCTCGACGACGTGCTCGACGACATGGACGAGGCCGCGGACCTCGCGGTGCTGTACCGGATCGACGAGTTCCCGCCCGGCGTGGAGAAGATGGTCGAGCTGCTGGCCCGCGCCGCCGCGCTGACCGCCGAGGCGATGCCCGGGATGCGCAAGGTCACCGAGCTGAGCGCGTTCTGGGAGGAGGTCAACGCCATCGAGGACGAGGCCGACGGGGTCTACCGGCGGCTGCTGGCGCACCTGTTCAACGACGGCTGGGCGGGCGGCGACCCGCTCAAGGTGATGAAGGCCAAGGAGATCGTCGACCGGCTCGAGTCGGCGGCCGACGCCTTCGAGCACGTCGCCGACGTGGTGCAGACCATCGCTGTCAAGGAGTCGTAGTGAGCGGGGCCACCCTCGCCCTGGTCGGCGTCATCCTGCTGACCGTCTTCTTCGACTACACCAACGGCTTCCACGACGCGTCGAACGCCATCGCCAGCGCCGTGTCGACGCGTGCGCTGTCGCTGCGCGCGGCGCTGATCCTGGCCGGCGTGATGAACCTCATCGGCGCCCTGCTGAGCACCGGCGTCGCGGTCACCGTCGCGAAAGGACTCATCGACCCGCCCAAGGGCTCGGCCGCGCTGAGTGTGGTGTTCGCCGCACTGGTCGGCGCGGTCGCGTGGAACCTCGTCACCTGGTACTTCGGGCTGCCCTCGTCGTCCTCGCA
Proteins encoded in this region:
- a CDS encoding SDR family oxidoreductase, whose amino-acid sequence is MSKPPQQQQPPGSTGQMRPRPRDSMSDYEGRDLLKDRRALITGGDSGIGRAVAVAFAKEGADVAIAYLNEHSDAEHTAELVRKEGRQCLLLPGDLAGAQQCRSVVEDTVRAFGGLDLLVNNIATQQELDSPEQLTEEQWLHTFDVNIHSYFRVTRAALPHLGDGSAIVNTASVNGLRGNKKLIDYSATKGAIIAWTYSMAQALAERGIRINCVAPGPVWTPLIPATLSEEHVEKFGEQVPMKRMAHPDELAPSYVFLASDRLSSYYTGEVIAALGGETMPG
- a CDS encoding ChaB family protein, whose product is MPGREVLPSTLKRSPKKAQDTWVKAHDSAAKTYGDGRRAHQTAYSALKHSYEKVGDHWEEKEGGKKGPSDSQAKRGANRKPTKTAGGVDASASKNHLYELAQKLDIKGRSSMSKPELVKALQKANTRQTAKSRGK
- a CDS encoding DUF47 domain-containing protein; the encoded protein is MRLTPRDTRFFDLLTTAAGNLVTGAGLLTELISVPIAEREKVAQLMHDTEHLGDDATQEIMLALNTSFITPFDRQDIQLLASRLDDVLDDMDEAADLAVLYRIDEFPPGVEKMVELLARAAALTAEAMPGMRKVTELSAFWEEVNAIEDEADGVYRRLLAHLFNDGWAGGDPLKVMKAKEIVDRLESAADAFEHVADVVQTIAVKES
- a CDS encoding DUF5709 domain-containing protein — translated: MAEPRSEQQESLELEAEPKPLEDPVSWRATDPDYAREPDAEDTGNQFVAPDRANDLVDREKKAVADDAGTEHPAAGAEEQAMHVEDGGV
- a CDS encoding NAD-dependent epimerase/dehydratase family protein; the protein is MGNGLRVVVTGASGNVGSSVVEALGADPGVGSILGIVRRQPGWTPPKTEWALADVAKDDLGYLLRGADVVIHLAWLFQPTHDPATTWAANVLGSIKLFEAAGREQVPALVHASSVGAYSPGPQDTPVDESWPTHGWPEAAYPREKAYLERYLDGFEPRHPGTRVVRMRPGFIFKRESASQQRRLFAGPFVPGLLARPSLIPVVPDIPGLRMQALHSADAGQAYRLAALRDVRGAFNLAAEPVLDADVLARLLGARKVRLPGWAVRGPLAAAWRLHAVPATPGLFETVLRLPIMDTTRARAELGWSPSYSATDAIGEFLGGLREGAGLNTPPLAPDGPGGRLRELRTGVGSRP
- a CDS encoding pyridoxamine 5'-phosphate oxidase family protein, encoding MLDPSGLEIVDRAECLALLATARVGRVVFTARGLPAVQPVKFLCGQDAVWFPAQAHTDLFGAAQDGVVAFEADAFDAGLETGWWVTVLGRAGVVRDCDLPQRRPDLSWQVPGGDLRCVRIPIEVVSGRRVTR